One segment of Paenibacillus rhizovicinus DNA contains the following:
- a CDS encoding alpha/beta fold hydrolase: MIPYSTIPYNPYAQYGGYGGYYPPMTYYYVPQVQPWATDYRGEAVRRKEQPLTFVLVHGAWADAGFWDGVAAELRKQGHSVYVPEYPGHGADFANTTATHGMMSQAVADDIEALDLHNVVLVGHSFGGSVVQKAAELVPDRLKRIVFIDGFVVKDGGSLIDEFPPEALAFFAQLIKASGNNTLLLPFAFFRDAFVNLASLELAQQLYAGIKPEPAGPFFEKLDLKKFYSLTTPKSYIYLTVDNVLPQGLGYGWHPHMSSRLGQFRLIQGYGDHMTTFKTEPKKIAELLYMAGRD; encoded by the coding sequence ATGATTCCTTATTCGACGATCCCGTACAATCCGTACGCCCAATATGGAGGATATGGAGGCTATTATCCTCCGATGACGTACTATTACGTTCCGCAAGTGCAGCCCTGGGCAACGGATTACCGCGGTGAAGCGGTTCGCCGCAAAGAACAGCCGCTGACGTTCGTGCTCGTCCACGGCGCCTGGGCCGACGCCGGCTTCTGGGACGGCGTCGCCGCGGAGCTGCGCAAGCAAGGCCATAGTGTCTACGTCCCTGAATATCCGGGGCATGGTGCGGACTTCGCCAACACGACGGCGACGCACGGCATGATGTCGCAAGCCGTGGCGGATGACATCGAAGCGCTTGATCTGCATAACGTCGTGCTGGTCGGACACAGCTTCGGAGGCTCGGTCGTCCAGAAAGCCGCGGAGCTCGTGCCGGATCGGCTCAAGCGGATCGTCTTCATCGACGGCTTCGTCGTCAAGGACGGCGGCAGCCTCATCGATGAATTTCCGCCCGAAGCGCTCGCCTTCTTCGCCCAGCTCATCAAGGCGTCCGGGAACAACACCCTCCTGCTGCCGTTCGCGTTCTTCCGCGACGCTTTCGTCAATTTGGCGAGCTTAGAGTTGGCGCAGCAGCTATACGCCGGCATCAAGCCGGAACCGGCCGGGCCGTTCTTCGAAAAACTGGATTTGAAGAAATTCTACAGTTTAACGACGCCGAAGAGCTATATCTATCTGACGGTGGATAACGTCCTGCCGCAAGGGCTGGGCTACGGCTGGCATCCCCATATGTCGAGCCGTCTCGGCCAGTTCCGGCTGATTCAAGGCTACGGCGACCATATGACGACGTTCAAGACGGAACCGAAGAAGATCGCCGAGCTGCTGTACATGGCCGGAAGAGACTAA
- a CDS encoding arsenic transporter, whose product MHDLMVMTTICSFFLTIAFIFLRPNVNEAIPASVGALFVLLSGSVSLSDLGSITETISGAAITIIATIVMAIVLESFGFFYWAAEILARKARGSGIRLFWLTNLFCFLMTLFVNNDGSILITTPILLMLLKNMGLKNHQKLPYLISGAIIATASSAPIGVSNIVNLIALKIVHMSLYMHTAMMFVPASLGLVLLSVLLYLTFYKTLPKKVPTAAHGFMPGSHPLKDVYQSKNRNKFMRNVLIFVFCVRVSLFVASYVGFPVSLMAVIGSSVLLAWRWFHLKITPLDMLKKTPWYILIFAFGMYVIIYGLNNIGLTDYLIKLLHPIVTGSLLNASVMMGALLTVLSNVFNNHPALMVGTLTLTHMGLDPVTLKISYLASVIGSDMGSLLLPIGTLATLMWMHIVRKGGVKISWLQYLRVTIIAIPITVIVTLALLSFWVSWLF is encoded by the coding sequence ATGCATGATTTAATGGTTATGACGACGATTTGTTCGTTTTTCCTTACTATCGCCTTCATCTTCTTGCGTCCGAACGTTAACGAAGCGATACCTGCGTCCGTCGGCGCATTATTCGTCCTCCTGAGCGGCAGCGTTTCCCTGTCCGATCTCGGGAGCATAACCGAAACGATCAGCGGCGCTGCGATTACAATCATAGCGACGATCGTCATGGCAATCGTGCTGGAGAGCTTCGGCTTCTTCTATTGGGCCGCGGAAATATTAGCCCGCAAAGCACGAGGTTCCGGCATCCGGCTGTTCTGGCTGACGAATCTGTTCTGCTTCTTGATGACGCTGTTCGTGAATAACGACGGAAGTATTCTCATCACGACGCCGATTCTGCTTATGCTGCTGAAGAATATGGGGCTGAAAAACCACCAGAAGCTCCCGTATCTCATCTCGGGCGCCATCATCGCGACGGCTTCCAGCGCGCCGATCGGCGTCAGTAACATCGTTAATCTGATCGCGCTCAAAATCGTTCACATGAGCCTCTACATGCACACGGCCATGATGTTCGTTCCCGCGTCGCTCGGACTGGTGCTCTTGTCGGTGCTGCTGTATCTGACATTCTACAAGACGCTGCCGAAGAAGGTGCCGACGGCGGCGCACGGCTTTATGCCGGGCAGTCACCCGCTGAAGGACGTGTATCAAAGCAAGAACCGCAACAAATTCATGCGCAACGTGCTGATCTTCGTCTTTTGCGTTCGGGTAAGCCTCTTCGTCGCTTCCTACGTCGGTTTTCCCGTATCGCTGATGGCGGTGATCGGATCGTCCGTATTGCTGGCTTGGCGGTGGTTCCATCTGAAGATCACCCCGCTGGACATGCTGAAGAAAACACCGTGGTATATTCTGATTTTCGCCTTCGGCATGTACGTCATTATCTATGGCTTGAACAACATCGGTCTGACGGATTATCTGATCAAGCTGCTTCATCCGATCGTCACCGGAAGCCTGCTGAACGCGAGCGTGATGATGGGAGCGCTGCTGACCGTGCTGTCCAACGTATTCAACAATCACCCCGCGCTGATGGTCGGCACGCTGACGCTGACGCATATGGGGCTGGATCCGGTTACGCTGAAAATTTCCTACCTTGCCAGCGTAATCGGGAGCGACATGGGTTCTCTGCTGCTGCCGATCGGCACGCTCGCTACGTTAATGTGGATGCATATCGTGAGGAAAGGCGGCGTCAAGATCAGCTGGCTGCAATATTTGCGCGTTACGATCATCGCGATTCCGATTACGGTCATCGTCACGCTGGCGCTGTTGTCCTTCTGGGTGTCGTGGTTATTCTAA
- a CDS encoding helix-turn-helix domain-containing protein, producing the protein MPQIDRHKDRTVNIEFITAEDLNGLPYPERFTIIFITSGSINGVLNDRPIAITAPGVLCLSETDTIQINEKHNASAQSFSYHPDFLNTPRVPISETEDYFPSHFKIQTGLTFFQSNPTRTEVPFVTEKAYPQLFEWFFVLGTEVYAQSDADWVCRIKKYLIQILGLLEDLNRHSEQSPVDLVLEYIHTNYADKVTLEGLTKCAHLNRVSLNRMFQERCGSTAMGYLLQHRLKVAGNLLTHTGMSLNEIARATGFEYDTYFIKQFTAKRGLSPTVYRNISRQFASAQ; encoded by the coding sequence ATGCCGCAAATTGACCGTCACAAAGACAGGACTGTAAATATTGAATTTATTACCGCTGAGGATTTGAACGGCCTTCCCTATCCGGAGCGTTTTACTATAATCTTTATTACGTCCGGCAGCATCAACGGGGTACTCAACGATAGACCAATAGCGATTACTGCACCCGGCGTTCTCTGTTTGTCCGAAACTGATACGATACAAATAAATGAAAAGCATAATGCTTCTGCGCAATCATTCAGTTATCATCCAGACTTTCTTAATACCCCACGCGTACCGATTTCTGAAACAGAAGACTATTTTCCTAGCCATTTCAAAATACAAACAGGTCTTACGTTTTTTCAGAGCAATCCAACACGCACTGAAGTACCTTTTGTTACCGAGAAAGCCTACCCGCAATTATTTGAGTGGTTTTTTGTGCTTGGGACTGAAGTGTATGCGCAAAGCGATGCAGACTGGGTGTGTAGAATCAAAAAATATCTTATCCAGATATTGGGCTTGCTTGAGGATTTGAACCGTCACAGCGAACAATCCCCTGTTGATTTAGTGTTGGAATATATACATACCAACTATGCCGATAAAGTCACCTTGGAAGGTTTAACGAAATGCGCACATTTGAATCGTGTGTCGCTGAATAGGATGTTTCAGGAAAGATGCGGAAGTACAGCAATGGGATATTTGTTACAACACCGTTTGAAAGTTGCGGGGAATCTTCTCACCCATACAGGTATGAGCTTGAACGAAATTGCGCGTGCCACCGGATTTGAGTATGACACTTACTTCATCAAACAATTTACGGCTAAGAGAGGGTTGTCTCCAACCGTATACCGAAACATCTCCCGCCAATTCGCAAGTGCTCAATAA
- the gap gene encoding type I glyceraldehyde-3-phosphate dehydrogenase has product MAINIAINGFGRIGRLAFRQLFGAEGYQIVAINDLTSPKMLAHLLKHDTTQRNYDETIDYSDNSLTVKDVDIPIYAERDPGKLPWKELQVDLVLECTGLFASKKASTAHIEAGAKKVVISTVAGKDIPTIVYGVNEHELTKEDTIVSAASCTTNCLAPMVYYLNELSPIKKGFMTTIHAYTNDQNTLDGPHSKGDLRRARAAAGNIIPTSTGAAKAIGLVIPSLDGKLDGVSQRVPVMAGSLTELTVVVDGPVTAEQVNEKMKQSQSEQYGYTEEELVSSDIIGMAYGSLFDATQTNVMELGTDTLVKLAAWYDNENSFTSQMIRTAKYLAEL; this is encoded by the coding sequence ATGGCAATCAACATTGCGATAAATGGTTTTGGTAGAATTGGCAGGCTTGCCTTTCGGCAGCTTTTTGGTGCAGAAGGATACCAGATTGTCGCTATCAATGACCTGACAAGTCCAAAGATGCTTGCGCATTTGCTAAAACACGACACAACGCAGCGAAATTATGATGAAACGATTGATTACAGTGATAACAGCTTGACCGTGAAAGATGTGGATATTCCGATTTATGCCGAAAGAGATCCCGGCAAACTCCCATGGAAAGAATTGCAAGTTGATTTAGTCTTGGAGTGTACAGGCCTTTTCGCATCAAAAAAAGCATCTACAGCTCATATTGAAGCAGGTGCAAAAAAAGTGGTCATCTCAACCGTTGCCGGGAAAGATATTCCTACTATTGTATATGGGGTTAATGAACACGAACTAACTAAAGAGGATACTATAGTTTCGGCCGCATCCTGCACCACGAACTGCCTGGCTCCAATGGTCTATTACCTTAACGAGCTTTCGCCGATTAAAAAAGGTTTTATGACGACGATACATGCTTATACAAACGACCAGAATACCCTTGATGGCCCTCACTCCAAAGGTGACTTGCGCCGGGCGCGCGCTGCGGCTGGTAACATCATCCCAACGTCAACCGGGGCAGCAAAAGCAATAGGGCTCGTCATCCCTTCTTTGGATGGCAAACTGGATGGTGTGTCCCAAAGAGTGCCGGTTATGGCTGGCTCCCTGACAGAATTGACAGTAGTCGTGGACGGACCGGTAACTGCGGAGCAGGTCAACGAGAAGATGAAGCAGTCCCAGTCGGAGCAATACGGATATACAGAGGAAGAGCTTGTTTCGTCCGATATTATTGGTATGGCCTACGGCAGCTTGTTTGACGCCACGCAAACAAATGTAATGGAACTAGGAACAGATACTCTGGTGAAATTAGCTGCATGGTATGATAACGAAAACTCCTTTACCAGCCAAATGATCCGCACCGCCAAATATCTTGCTGAATTGTGA